The window CAAAACCTAATGATAATGATCTCCTCGAACTTTACGGCTTGTACAAACAAGCTACGGTTGGTGACAACAATACATGTACGTTTTTTAgtttatagtttatttaataGGTGCACCTGGTATCCTCGATCTAAAAGGAAAGGCAAAATGGAACGCTTGGAATGGAAAAAAGGGTAAGCAGTCGTTCAAAGCCATATATATGTAGTACAGGCATGCATGTACTTAAAAACTATCTTCACAAGCCCATAGGCTAGGTTTTCCATCTGATTAATGACAGGTTGCCACAACACTATAACAAATATGCATTCTGCAGACTAAAGCTGGAAATTTTTCTGCTTAGGATGAGTGGTGAGACTCAAAATAATCATTCACTAATCTTATATGATTGGGACACGTGCGCTTTTGCTTAATTTGCCATACATGGTTGTGGTTCCTCACCAATAGTTTATATTTAAGATTGTAAGGTCGACCTTAGTATTGCGTATTTTAACTAAAACATACAGCACAATGACAGTCGTAGGAATAAACATCAAATTTGACCTGACTACCAAGGAAAAATTTGTTTACTGTTGTCTAATTTGTCTTTTTTCTATAAGCTACTCTTATGCGCTACAAACTGAACTTGCAGACAGTATGTAAAACCGTGAGACTAAATGTTGGTAACCGTGGTTAGATATCCCCATCACAACCGtccagaaatatattagtagtGTGACGTTTGGTCTGCTTGGTTCCCGGTTATTCACCCGTAAACCAATGACCCTGAAGTACATTCTAATTTGATGTACAGAGAAATAGAAGCATTTTATGCTGAAACATTGTGCTAATTAGATAAAAAGAGTATACAAGATAAAGGTGGT of the Schistosoma haematobium chromosome 4, whole genome shotgun sequence genome contains:
- the ACBD7_4 gene encoding Acyl-CoA-binding domain-containing protein 7 (EggNog:ENOG410VM9J~COG:I); translated protein: MVTMEEFNSHAEKVKKLKTKPNDNDLLELYGLYKQATVGDNNTCAPGILDLKGKAKWNAWNGKKGICSEEAKTLYVNKARCLIEKYGLES